Proteins from a genomic interval of Thermus neutrinimicus:
- the dctP gene encoding TRAP transporter substrate-binding protein DctP: MKENRRNFIRRLATGVAASSVFSPLAIAQAPRFRWRIQSAWDAGTVGYSLFQKFAERVKELTDGQIEIQTFPAGAVVGTFDMFDAVKTGVLDGMHPFTLYWAGRMPVTAFLSSYPLGLDRPDQWETWYYALGGLQLARKAYEEQGLFFVGPVQHDYNLIHSKKSIKSFEDFKGVKLRVPGGMIAEIFAAAGAATVLLPGGEVYPALERGVIDAADFVGPAVNYNLGFHQVTKYIIMGPPETPCIHQPVDLADITININRWRALPKNLQERFEAAVHEWSWIHYAGIQKANLETWPKYKAAGVQIIRLSTVDVRKFRRVAIPIWFKWAKQDKYAREAFASQLEYMKALGYVTDADIRGLSL; the protein is encoded by the coding sequence ATGAAGGAGAACCGGAGGAACTTTATTCGCAGGCTAGCCACTGGCGTGGCGGCGAGCTCGGTGTTTAGCCCTCTGGCTATTGCCCAGGCCCCCAGGTTCCGCTGGCGCATCCAGTCGGCCTGGGACGCAGGAACCGTGGGCTATAGCCTGTTCCAGAAGTTCGCCGAGCGGGTCAAAGAGCTCACCGACGGCCAAATAGAAATCCAAACCTTCCCTGCCGGGGCAGTGGTGGGCACTTTTGACATGTTCGATGCGGTCAAGACCGGGGTCCTGGATGGCATGCATCCCTTTACCCTCTACTGGGCAGGGAGGATGCCCGTTACTGCCTTCCTTTCCTCCTATCCTTTGGGCCTGGACCGTCCTGACCAGTGGGAAACTTGGTACTACGCACTAGGTGGCCTGCAGTTGGCCCGCAAAGCCTACGAGGAACAGGGGCTTTTCTTTGTGGGCCCGGTCCAGCATGACTATAACCTCATTCATTCCAAGAAATCGATCAAGAGCTTCGAGGACTTTAAGGGGGTGAAGCTCAGGGTGCCCGGGGGCATGATCGCCGAGATCTTTGCCGCCGCCGGCGCTGCCACGGTGCTCCTGCCGGGCGGTGAGGTGTATCCAGCCTTGGAGCGCGGGGTCATCGATGCGGCCGACTTTGTAGGCCCGGCGGTGAACTACAACCTGGGTTTCCACCAAGTCACCAAATACATCATTATGGGTCCACCCGAAACGCCTTGCATCCATCAACCTGTGGACCTGGCGGATATCACCATCAACATCAACCGCTGGCGCGCCCTGCCCAAGAACCTTCAGGAGCGCTTTGAGGCAGCAGTTCACGAGTGGAGCTGGATCCACTATGCCGGCATCCAGAAGGCAAACCTAGAAACCTGGCCCAAATACAAGGCCGCGGGTGTGCAGATCATTCGCCTCTCCACGGTGGATGTGCGCAAGTTCCGCCGCGTGGCCATCCCCATCTGGTTCAAGTGGGCCAAACAGGACAAGTACGCTCGAGAAGCCTTTGCTAGCCAACTGGAGTACATGAAGGCCTTGGGGTACGTCACCGATGCGGATATCCGCGGCTTGAGCCTCTAG